The Mycobacterium avium subsp. avium genomic sequence CCGACACGCAACCACGAACCGTGACCCCAACCCCGGTCCGGCGGTAGGGGGATCGTCGAATGGCACCGACAGGCCAGGAAGTCCAGCGTCCGTGAACGCGACCCGGACTGAAGGCACCTTGCCCCCCCCGGCGGCTGTGTCAGCGCTTCAGCGCGGCACCAGGGTGTCTAGCTCCGGCGAGTCCGCGCCCGTCAGCCGTCGGTGCATCGCCCAGGCGATCCGGGCGCCCTGGATCTTCGCGCGCTCGGCGATCGGGCCCCGGAACATCTCGTCGACGGTGCCGTTCCACACGGTGAGCCACCGGGCAAAGTGACTGCCGCCCAACGGGGTTCGTTGATTGACATGACGGTGGGCGTGCAGGGCGCTGCCGCGGTACAGTCCGGCGCGGAACAGCACGGTCTCCCAGAAGTCGGCCATCACCGGGATGTGCGACTCGAGGCCCTTGCTCCGCAACTCCGCGAACGGCTCGGCGAGAACGTCGTCGACCATCACCCGGCCGTAAAACCGGCGCAACAGTGCCTCGATGTCCGCGCGGGAGACCAGATCTGCGTCCGCTTGGCCCACCGGGGCGCACACCTCAGTCATGCGCGGTCACCGTGGCACGACACAATTCGGGTTCGACGAACGGCTCCAGCTCGACGTGCATCCCCGGCTCCGAACCAACCGGCTTAGCCGGGCCCGCCAGGCCCTGCAGGAGGCCCCGGTGCAGCGCGCACGCCACCTCGGGGTGATCACGGGCCAGATCACGGACCGGGCAGCTGTGCAAACGAATTATCCGCCGGTTGCGGCGGGTCGATTTTTGGGCCGGAACCAGCTCGGGAGCGAATCCCATCCTGGCGAACACCGTCGTGATCATCGCCGAACGCTCCTCAGCATCCTCCGCCGGTGCCGCGTCGCGTGGAACATGGTGTCCCACAGCGTCTTCGTGCGGGACGTCGTCGGTGATCCGCTCGGCCCAGCGCCGGCCGGCGGCTTCGGCGCGGCGGCGCCTCTTGTCGGCGGTATCGCCGAGTTCCAATGCCAATATTTCGGCCAGGATTCGATAGTCCAGCCGCTCGCGCACCGCGCGGTAGCCGGTGCGGGGACGTCCCACACCGGTCCGCGTGATCCGAGTCCGCTCAACAAGTCCCTCGGCGCACAACGTGTCGAGGTGAAAACGCACGGTCGTCGTGTGCAGCCCAAGCCGTGCGGCGAGTTCGGTCGCATCGACCGGTCCGTCATGCTCACGCACCAGTTCAAGAACTCGTTGGCGCTGCCGGTTCTGTGCCGCGCGGTGCGGCCGTCCGGCCTCGGTCCCGGTGCGCTCGCCCACCCCATCCATCCTCTCGTCCGGTTGCCTTCCAGCAATTTGGAGGATAATATTCATTAATAGTAGCACTGGATGTCCGAGTCGTCCTCCCCAGCGAACGGCCTTGGGCCAGCGGAGAAGCCGGAGGTGCGTCGTGTTCGACACTATGGTGGAAACCAAGGTCATCGAGGATGCGGTCCGGTTGGCCTGTCGCGCCCCGTCGCTGTACAACACCCAACCGTGGCGATGGGTGGCCGACGGCGCTGGGCTGGACCTGCTGCTCGACACGAGCCGTGTCGTGCACGCGGATCGATCGATGCGCGAGGCCCACATCAGCTGCGGCGGTGCGCTCGAACACCTCCGGGCGGCGATGGCGGCCGCGGGTTGGACCGCCGAAGTCGAACGCTTTCCCGAGCCGGGCAACCCTGGGCACCTGGCCAGGGTGAGCTTCGCCCCGTCCGACGGCGTGACCGACCACCAACGTCGCCGCGCCGACGCGATCCTGCAGCGTCGGACCGATCGGCTCCCGTTCCTCGCGCCGCTCGACTGGGAATCCTTCGAGGGCTTGCTCCGCGGCAGGATCGACGCGGGCGTGGTGCGCTTGGACGTACTGCCGGAGGAGATGCGTCCGCGCCTGGCCGAAGCGGCCGAGTTCACCGAGTCGCTGCGCCTGTATGACTCCTCGTATCATGTCGAACTCGATTGGTGGACAGCACCATTCGAGGTATCGGAGGGGATCCCTTACAGCTCGTTGATCTCGGCCGCCGAAGCGGATCGGGTGGGCGTCAATCGCCACTTCCCTTTCACCCGCAACCCGGACCGGCGCGCCGGGGTGACGCGGGACTTCTCGAAGATCTTGATGCTGTCCACCGAAGATGACAGCCACGCCAACGCGTTTGCGTGCGGCGAAGTGCTATCGAGTGTCCTCCTGGAATGCACGATGGCCGGCTTGGCCACGTGTCCGGTGTCGCAGTTGACGGAACTGTCCGTCAGCCGTGAACTGCTGGCGGCGGTCACGGGTCACACCGACCTCCCTCAGGTCTTGATCCGGGTGGGTGTCGCGCCGGCGCTCGACGCAGCCCCGCCGCCCACGCCGCGGCGCGCGCTCGCCGACGTGTTGCGGCGGACACGTTGAGTCTTAGCCATGGTAGGGATTGCCGCGCCGATCGCCGACGACCGCGCCGCAGTCATCGCGATGATCGAGACGGTTCCCCTGCGAATCCCGCTCCAGGCGGGCCATGACGATGCTGGCCAACGCGCACGGTGACGGGCTAGGGTTTGCACAAATAGCACTTGTATAAATGCCACGCAATGGAGAAAGGGATCGCGGACTATGAGCATCGCGGAACGGGCGGCGCGGACCACCTGGGAAGGCCCGCTGGCGTCGGGCGAAGGCAAACTGTCGCAGGGCAGCAGCGGAGCGCTGGACGGCCTGCCGCTGACCTGGGCCTCTCGCACCGAGCAGCCCGGAGGCAAGACGAGCCCCGAAGAACTCGCGGCGGCCGCACACTCGTCGTGCTTTTCAATGGCATTGGCCTTGAAATTGGGCGAGAACCACACTCCGCCACAGCGACTCGAGGTCACCGCCACCGTGACCCTGGATGCGGTCGATGGTGTTCCGACGATCACCACCTCGCAGCTGAAGGTCAAGGCCAGCGTCGCCGGCCTGGATGCCGAATCCTTTGCCGCCGTGGTGGACCAGGCCGCAGCACTGTGTCCGGTGTCGCGGTTGTTCGCCGGAGCGACGATCAGCGTCGACGCCGAACTCGACTAGAACAGAAGCCGCCCGACACAGAGGGGATGCGAATGACCAGCCCGACGCTATCTGCCGAGTTGACGCGAGAACACCGCGAAATCGATGACGCGATAGAGGCTTTCATCGAAAAGCTCGACTGCGGCGGCCTGCAGCGCGAACTATTGACCGACACCCTGGTAGCCCTGCGCCGGCACATCTACCTCGAGGAAATCTTCCTGTTCCCGCCGCTGCGGGAGGCCGGGATCGTGATGCCGATCTTCGTGATGATGCGCGAGCACGGTCAGCTCTGGCACACCATGAACACGCTGGAGGATCTGCTCGCCGACGGGAACGACGTTCCGCGACTGAGGGATACGTGCACGCAGCTGCTGGATCAACTCCACCAGCACAACTCCAAAGAGGAGCCGGTCATCTATCCGAACGCCGACACCGACCTGCCGCCGCAAACAAGCGCGGAGCTGACCCGGTTCATCGAGGCCGGACGCACGCCCGACGGGTGGGTGTGCCAGCAGGCGAACGCGTGAG encodes the following:
- a CDS encoding group III truncated hemoglobin; translated protein: MTEVCAPVGQADADLVSRADIEALLRRFYGRVMVDDVLAEPFAELRSKGLESHIPVMADFWETVLFRAGLYRGSALHAHRHVNQRTPLGGSHFARWLTVWNGTVDEMFRGPIAERAKIQGARIAWAMHRRLTGADSPELDTLVPR
- a CDS encoding helix-turn-helix transcriptional regulator, with translation MGERTGTEAGRPHRAAQNRQRQRVLELVREHDGPVDATELAARLGLHTTTVRFHLDTLCAEGLVERTRITRTGVGRPRTGYRAVRERLDYRILAEILALELGDTADKRRRRAEAAGRRWAERITDDVPHEDAVGHHVPRDAAPAEDAEERSAMITTVFARMGFAPELVPAQKSTRRNRRIIRLHSCPVRDLARDHPEVACALHRGLLQGLAGPAKPVGSEPGMHVELEPFVEPELCRATVTAHD
- a CDS encoding Acg family FMN-binding oxidoreductase, translated to MFDTMVETKVIEDAVRLACRAPSLYNTQPWRWVADGAGLDLLLDTSRVVHADRSMREAHISCGGALEHLRAAMAAAGWTAEVERFPEPGNPGHLARVSFAPSDGVTDHQRRRADAILQRRTDRLPFLAPLDWESFEGLLRGRIDAGVVRLDVLPEEMRPRLAEAAEFTESLRLYDSSYHVELDWWTAPFEVSEGIPYSSLISAAEADRVGVNRHFPFTRNPDRRAGVTRDFSKILMLSTEDDSHANAFACGEVLSSVLLECTMAGLATCPVSQLTELSVSRELLAAVTGHTDLPQVLIRVGVAPALDAAPPPTPRRALADVLRRTR
- a CDS encoding OsmC family peroxiredoxin encodes the protein MSIAERAARTTWEGPLASGEGKLSQGSSGALDGLPLTWASRTEQPGGKTSPEELAAAAHSSCFSMALALKLGENHTPPQRLEVTATVTLDAVDGVPTITTSQLKVKASVAGLDAESFAAVVDQAAALCPVSRLFAGATISVDAELD
- a CDS encoding hemerythrin domain-containing protein; its protein translation is MTSPTLSAELTREHREIDDAIEAFIEKLDCGGLQRELLTDTLVALRRHIYLEEIFLFPPLREAGIVMPIFVMMREHGQLWHTMNTLEDLLADGNDVPRLRDTCTQLLDQLHQHNSKEEPVIYPNADTDLPPQTSAELTRFIEAGRTPDGWVCQQANA